One segment of Salvia splendens isolate huo1 chromosome 20, SspV2, whole genome shotgun sequence DNA contains the following:
- the LOC121781642 gene encoding receptor-like protein 46: MTGHWGSPPSLQLWNSTSFMCAWPEVDCVFGSVTGLTLAEKNIRGTIPPKQLLKTSELGLVHERTVWDNPSRAAQPLWLHGNRLVGTIPTQIEALRLEENFLNGTIPTDLFQLRLLEYLSLGYNALSGKLPEQVQVYRLEVLNLTHNNLHGTVPKSITDLTRIHTFDLSDNELSGDVESVVHLRSMTAVRLCSNKFSGKVGYEIVNEFFHEN, encoded by the exons ATGACTGGG CATTGGGGCAGTCCCCCATCACTTCAACTGTGGAATTCGACTTCATTTATGTGCGCCTGGCCTGAAGTTGATTGTGTGTTTGGTTCAGTCACCGGTCTGACATTAGCAGAGAAGAACATTAGAGGAACAATTCCACCTAAG CAACTGCTCAAAACTAGTGAGCTTGGACTTGTCCATGAAAGAACTGTCTGGGATAATCCCAGTCGAGCTGCTCAGCCATTATGGCTGCATGGAAACAGATTGGTCGGGACGATACCAACACAAATAGAAGCATTAAGGTTAGAG GAGAATTTTCTAAATGGGACAATCCCAACAGATTTGTTCCAATTGCGTTTGCTTGAGTATTTGTCTCTTGGTTACAATGCCCTCTCTGGGAAACTGCCAGAACAAGTGCAAGTTTACAGACTGGAAGTGCTAAATCTTACTCACAACAACCTACATGGCACAGTTCCGAAAAGTATAACTGATCTAACGAGGATACATACCTTTGATTTGTCTGATAACGAGTTATCTGGAGATGTGGAAAGCGTGGTTCATCTGAGGTCCATGACAGCAGTCCGCCTCTGCTCTAACAAATTCTCTGGGAAGGTGGGATATGAGATTGTGAATGAGTTCTTTCATGAGAATTGA
- the LOC121782109 gene encoding leucine-rich repeat receptor-like kinase protein SUNN has protein sequence MIAMVVCCVVVGFAILYYLVRKCWPKKGYEWETNEEDEWKMIIFDRLKFNKTEILSSLTDENLIGYGGAGKVYRVSMNEGSNHVAVESIVNPRKSDCGLEKEFLAEIKTLGTIWHNNIVKLFCYLSSNDLKLLVYQYVENKSLHHWLHGKNREISPVGTSSVTKLEWPMRLHIAIGVAQGLSYMHHDCSTTIIHRDIKSRNILLDSEFNAKIADFGLSKLLSRHGDTEIASSIAGTFGYIAPGMNYTY, from the coding sequence ATGATAGCAATGGTAGTTTGTTGTGTGGTTGTAGGATTTGCAATACTTTACTACTTGGTAAGAAAATGTTGGCCTAAGAAAGGGTACGAATGGGAGACGAATGAAGAAGACGAATGGAAGATGATTATATTTGATAGGCTGAAGTTCAATAAAACAGAAATATTGTCAAGTTTGACAGATGAAAATCTCATCGGGTATGGGGGAGCAGGAAAAGTGTATCGAGTGTCCATGAACGAAGGAAGCAATCACGTTGCTGTCGAGAGTATTGTAAATCCCAGAAAATCAGACTGTGGGCTTGAGAAGGAATTCCTGGCAGAGATCAAGACACTGGGGACTATATGGCACAACAATATAGTAAAGCTTTTCTGCTATCTCTCGAGCAACGACTTGAAGCTTCTTGTGTACCAATATGTCGAGAACAAGAGCCTTCATCACTGGCTGCATGGAAAAAACAGGGAAATATCACCAGTTGGTACTAGTTCAGTCACGAAACTGGAATGGCCGATGCGGCTGCATATTGCCATTGGAGTGGCACAAGGACTTTCCTATATGCACCATGATTGTTCCACAACTATCATTCACCGGGATATCAAGTCGAGGAATATACTACTGGACTCAGAATTCAATGCAAAAATAGCAGATTTCGGACTATCAAAATTGCTTAGCAGGCACGGAGATACAGAAATAGCATCAAGTATAGCAGGAACATTTGGCTACATTGCCCCCGGCATGAATTATACTTACTAA